The genomic segment TGGCCCACGGCGCCATGTTGGTGGTGCCGCTGGAGATCCACGGCTACACCCGCGCGATCGCCCTCGAACGGCAAGGTGACGTCCTGCACGCTCCGGCCTGGACCTTCTGCGGATTCGTCCGCGACCTCGGCGAGAACGGCCGCGCCACCCCGACCGTGAATCTCGCCGACGGGCAGTTGCAGCTCCGCTTCGAAGACGGGGCTCCCGGCGACACCGCAGGGCTCGATGAGGCGCTGCGTGGCACCCGACACGAGGTGCCCACGGGGGTGACCGTGGCCGGCAACGAGTCCTTCGAGACTCTGCAGCTCTACCTCGCAACCACCGTCCCCGGCTTCTGCCGCCTCGCAGGCAACAAGAAGAAGGACACCGGCATCGCCGCCGTTCCGCGCGGCGCCGACGCCGCCGCCGTGCTCGGCGACGGCGCTCTGGCCTACCTCACCCATATCCCGGTCCAGGAGGGCGAGACCCCCGCCGAGCATCGCGCCGAATTCATCGCCCACGCGTTCGGCGAACAGGGCCCTGCTCTCGCCGACCGGCTCGCCACTGCAGTGCGCTCCTGGGACCGGCACGTCCGGGGCCACGGCTACCCCGGACTCACCGTCCATCCCCCCAGCACGGCCGACGGCGAGCTTCCCGCCGGCCACCTCCTGGACAAACACCACACCCGGCTCGTCTTCACCTGGCCCGACACACCCTGACCCCGGCCCTCTCCGGGCCGGTACGCGACCAACGTCGAAAGTTGACACGTCGGTCCGCTCGTCATTGAGCCCGGCCGCCGCATCGCCCAGGTCCGCAATCCGTTCGGAACGATCGTCGGCATCGAGGGCAAGTAGGGCCCAGGAAGGCCGGGCCGCGGGGTGCCCGCTGACCGACCGGTGGGCACCCCGCGCAGCCCAACCCACTCTTCGTGCCCCGCCCCGACCCGCTGGTGGCCCGGACGCATCCTGGCCGCCGAGTACTTCACCTACCTCCGCTCACCCCCGCAGGAGAATCCGTGGAACACCCTGAGTTCGATCAGGTCCCCTCCGACTGGGCAGGTGCCTTCTTCGATGAAGGCTTCGAGGAGACCTTCCGACGCAGAGGCGCGTACGACGCGACCGTTCAGGACATCGACGACCTCTGCTCCACCACGCTGCTGTCCGATGCCGGCACCCGGATACTCGACGTGGCCTGCGGGTTCGGCCGACACGCCGGTCTGCTGGCCGAGCGCGGTCACCATGTCGTCGGGATCGACGCGTCGGCAGACCAGATCAAGCGAGCTCAACAGCTCTACCCACAGGGTCAGTTCGCTCTCGGGGATATGCGTCAGCCGCCCACGGGTCCGTTCGACGTGGTCTTGAACTTGTGGACCAGCTTCGGGATTCTGCCATCGGACGAAGAGGATCTTTCAGCGCTGGTCGCATGGCGCCAAGTGCTGGCTCCCGGTGGCATCCTGGTCCTGGACTTGACGACCCGGGAGCGCGCTGAGCATCTCAACCGCCGAGGTAACGAGCCGGTCAGCACGAAGAAAGTGACACGGGA from the Streptomyces sp. AM 4-1-1 genome contains:
- a CDS encoding class I SAM-dependent methyltransferase, whose product is MEHPEFDQVPSDWAGAFFDEGFEETFRRRGAYDATVQDIDDLCSTTLLSDAGTRILDVACGFGRHAGLLAERGHHVVGIDASADQIKRAQQLYPQGQFALGDMRQPPTGPFDVVLNLWTSFGILPSDEEDLSALVAWRQVLAPGGILVLDLTTRERAEHLNRRGNEPVSTKKVTREGVTTEARYDWESGVSYVRYTRPGWSRSSRTRLYSRFELASMLQTAGFGSVGYWGDFRLGPVDLAKRLVAIATIGEVSEFAPHRLNEPGKRDQVGGGGFRTP